Proteins encoded by one window of Gouania willdenowi chromosome 4, fGouWil2.1, whole genome shotgun sequence:
- the LOC114462365 gene encoding zinc finger protein OZF-like: MTEQSQEAKQTDREPEEKLEIKALFQNKRIPANVLCGKSAHGLQLQDHLHIKKEEEELWESLEVKQEMDITAVTVKSEDEEEESQCSLLLWRQSEENNKGDPETCSSAKLIKVEPNGDISEGPEATNTCTQPDTDGEETDCSDTEDSEDWREPLSQSEAQSEHMDMSCESFQTSEVRTEKNTKGKSQNSEKRFSCDLCGKQFSNITHLKIHTRIHTGEKPFGCDVCGKRFGDGTNLKVHTRIHTGEKPFACDVCGQKFNRKASLSAHMRIHTGEKPFACDVCGKRFSNRSSLKSHTIIHTGEKPHGCDVCQKRFSLKKHLKDHMRIHTGEKPYGCVVCQKRFSQKKHLKLHMFIHSGEKPYECDVCQKRFTTKQLVINHMIIHTGEKPYECDVCQKRFTTKQLVINHMRIHTGEKPFGCGVCGQSFSFKRSLSRHMSGHTGVKAFKCDVCEKGYKGNFELKQHMRTHTGEKPYVCDVCQKRFIQKNHLNRHIRIHTRAVVTKWHTLGLDCRGCHAE; the protein is encoded by the coding sequence GAAAGTCAGCTCATGGACTGCAGCTCCAGGATcatctccacataaagaaggaggaggaagaactGTGGGAAAGTCTGGAGGTAAAGCAGGAGATGGATATTACAGCTGTTACTGTGAagagtgaagatgaagaggaggaatcTCAGTGTTCTCTGCTTCTCTGGAGACAAAGTGAGGAGAACAACAAAGGAGATCCTGAAACCTGCAGCTCAGCTAAACTCATTAAAGTAGAACCAAATGGAGACATCAGTGAAGGTCCAGAAGCAACAAACACTTGTACACAACCAGACACTGATGGAGAGGAAACAGACTGCTCTGACACTGAAGACAGTGAGGATTGGAGGGAACCTTTGTCCCAGTCTGAAGCTCAGAGTGAACACATGGACATGAGCTGTGAGAGCTTTCAGACATCTGAGGTTAGGACTGAGAAGAACACCAAAGGAAAATCACAGAACTCAGAGAAACGCTTTAGTTGTGACCTGTGTGGGAAACAATTTAGCAACATAACACATCTCAAGATCCACAcgagaattcacacaggagagaaaccctttggttgtgatgtGTGTGGGAAACGTTTTGGCGACGGAACAAATCTGAAGGTCCACAcaagaattcacacaggagagaaaccctttgctTGCGACGTGTGTGGTCAAAAGTTTAATCGAAAGGCGAGTCTTTCTGCACAcatgagaattcacacaggagagaaaccttttgCTTGTGACGTCTGTGGGAAACGATTTAGCAACAGATCTAGTCTAAAGAGCCACACgataatccacacaggagaaaaaccgcatggttgtgatgtttgtcagaAACGGTTTTctctaaaaaaacatttgaaggatcacatgagaatccacacaggagagaaaccctatgGTTGTGTTGTTTGTCAGAAACGGTTTTCTCAAAAGAAGCATTTGAAGCTTCACATGTTTATCCactcaggagagaaaccctatgaatgtgatgtttgtcagaAAAGATTTACTACCAAGCAGTTAGTGATTAATCACATgataatccacacaggagaaaagCCCTATGAATGTGATGTTTGCCAAAAAAGATTTACTACCAAGCAGTTAGTGATTAatcacatgagaatccacacaggagagaaaccctttggttgtgGTGTTTGTGGTcaaagtttttcttttaagaGAAGTCTTTCCAGACACATGAGTGGCCACACAGGAGTGAAAgcttttaaatgtgatgtttgtgaaAAAGGATATAAAGGCAATTTTGAACTGAAGCAACACATGAGAACCCATACTGGAGAGAAACCCtatgtttgtgatgtttgtcaGAAAAGATTTATTCAAAAGAATCACTTGAATCGACACATTAGAATACACACTAGAGCAGTTGTCACCAAATGGCATACCCTGGGTCTGGACTGCAGGGGGTGCCATGCAGAGTGA